From one Pecten maximus chromosome 8, xPecMax1.1, whole genome shotgun sequence genomic stretch:
- the LOC117332407 gene encoding uncharacterized protein LOC117332407: protein MTPMITSRSLSTTTPSNTRSPTAITDTTGPGIWKSATSVSNSTVEETSTQLPTPGNTTTTVTPTCPCVCGSASSNITNLTKEHLVELVKELAKELTVNKKETSSYKRKLISAGDQRQSAQTIGVIGVLALCIPVLLIVSFDLINLWSFASKKKNKVKPK from the coding sequence ATGACACCAATGATAACATCAAGGTCGCTCTCAACAACTACTCCGTCAAACACCAGATCCCCTACAGCAATCACAGACACAACAGGCCCAGGCATATGGAAATCAGCAACATCAGTCTCAAACAGTACAGTTGAAGAAACTTCAACACAGTTGCCGACACCAGGTAACACCACAACCACGGTCACTCCGACCTGTCCATGTGTGTGTGGTAGCGCCTCTTCGAACATCACCAACCTGACAAAGGAACATCTAGTGGAACTGGTAAAAGAGCTAGCGAAGGAGCTAACAGTAAACAAGAAGGAAACGAGTTCTTACAAGAGGAAACTGATCAGTGCTGGGGACCAGAGACAATCTGCCCAAACAATCGGAGTTATAGGTGTATTGGCACTGTGTATTCCTGTTCTTCTCATTGTCTCATTTGACCTGATCAACTTGTGGTCGTTTGCTTCAAAGAAAAAGAACAAAGTTAAACCCAAATGA